A segment of the Anaerolineales bacterium genome:
GCATGCGCGCCGCGGTTTCGTCCGATCGCAAGTCGCTTTCGAGCGACTGCAAGTCTGTCTTCAGGCGTTTGCCGGTGTCGCTGTCCTTGAACTCCTGCACTTCACCGCGCAGATGCTGCAGCGCCGCCTCCAGCCCGCTTTCCACGTCTGCCTGGAGCCGCTTGCGGTCGTCGCTCTCCCATACGGTCCGGATGGCGCGCTGCAAGTTCTCCCCAAGCGCGTTCAACTCAGCCTTGAGAGAATCATCGTGTGCGTCCGGTGTTGTCATGCTGCCCTCCTTTAGAACTGCTCCAAGAACCGAAGGTCGTTGGCCCAGAAGTAGCGAATATCTTCGATCCGGTGCTTCAGCATCGTCAGACGCTCCGGCCCCATTCCGAAGGCGAAGCCGGTGAAGCGCTGCGGATCATAGCCGCCGTTCAACAGCACGGTGGGATGAACCATGCCGCTGCCGAGGATCTCCAGCCACCCGGTGTGTTTGCACACCGGGCACCCCGCCCCGCCGCACACGAAGCACTCGATGTCCATCTCCGCTGAGGGCTCAGTGAAGGGAAAATGGGCCGCGCGGAATCGAGTCTGCACCTGCTCGCCGAACATCCGCCGGGCAAAGGCGTTCAACGTTCCCTTCAGGTCGGCGAAGGTGATGCCCTCCCCAACGGCCAGCCCCTCCACCTGGTTGAATTGGATCTCGGAGCGGGCGGAGATCTGTTCATAGCGATAACACATTCCTGGCAGGATAACCCGGATCGGCTCCGGCGCCCGCTGGCGCATGACATGGATCTGCCCCGGCGAGGTATGGGTGCGCAGCAGGATCCCGGGCGTTGTGGTGTAGAAGGTGTCCCACAGATCCCGCGCCGGGTGATGCGCCGGGATGTTGAGCAGCTCGAAGTTGTAGGCCTCGGTCTCGACATCGCGCGAGCGGTACACCTGGAAGCCCATGTCCTGCCAGATGGCGTAGATTTGCAGCAGGGTCTGGGTGGCCGGGTGCAGCCGCCCCAGGGCCACCCGTCTCCCCGGCAGGCTGATGTCAACCCGTTCGTGCAGCAAGGCGCGCTCGACCGACGCCGCCTGCAAGCCCGCCTCCTTCCTGGCATAGGCTGACTCCAAGGCTTTTTTTACCTCATTGGCGCGTTTGCCCACGGCGGGTCGCTGCTCCCGCGGCAGACTTCTTAGGCCATCCAGGACTTGGCTCAAGGCAGAGGCGCGGCCCAGGTGCTTCACCCGCCAGGCCTGCAGCCCGGCCTCATCCTCGGTCTTAACCAGAGCCTGCGTTCCCGCCTGTAGGATCGCTTCAAGCTGTTCCAACATCCGCTCCTCCTCGTGGGCACCGCCGCCGATCGCGCCCGCCAACAACAAACCCGCCCCGGCAAGGGGCGGGTTGGCGAACCCGCGGTACCACCCTTCTTGGCCTGGCGACAGGCCCTCTCACTCCGGACAATCCCAGCGCCGATCATCCGGTCCCTGCGCTAACGGGAGGGCTCCGGCCCGAACTACTAGCCCCGCTGGGGCGTTCCCCCGGGCAGCTCAGAAGGGAACTTCGGCCGGATTCCATCGGGCCGGGATTCCAG
Coding sequences within it:
- the pheS gene encoding phenylalanine--tRNA ligase subunit alpha, giving the protein MLEQLEAILQAGTQALVKTEDEAGLQAWRVKHLGRASALSQVLDGLRSLPREQRPAVGKRANEVKKALESAYARKEAGLQAASVERALLHERVDISLPGRRVALGRLHPATQTLLQIYAIWQDMGFQVYRSRDVETEAYNFELLNIPAHHPARDLWDTFYTTTPGILLRTHTSPGQIHVMRQRAPEPIRVILPGMCYRYEQISARSEIQFNQVEGLAVGEGITFADLKGTLNAFARRMFGEQVQTRFRAAHFPFTEPSAEMDIECFVCGGAGCPVCKHTGWLEILGSGMVHPTVLLNGGYDPQRFTGFAFGMGPERLTMLKHRIEDIRYFWANDLRFLEQF